From Geitlerinema sp. PCC 9228, one genomic window encodes:
- a CDS encoding S8 family serine peptidase gives MSDLPIDEGNTTAGLSPEDNLKNDSQQLLDGNSPDDTGVSGEEAASSSDEIQQWSNEDDEQAKVILGSNNPEVDSSNTELEPSTDGKDPLTGESETADTSDDAITNGGNTDDSPTEVDSESVSSTNADSQPTENVENSSSSQVDTSSNDGKTSNDTSSDRSSGENDSQSDGEDTTEPSVTNSQSQQQPETANNDGQTEASQSNNSSNEENATDNQFEFTSGTFEVGSGGQVSVDYLFDGGSYEGEVGIFSLQGMEEFWQQGEQAFIEEAAKRATSHSTQGHVVIRDRSEGARFSGELGESDRNQGDYPGIQTFEMESGDKFAVMLVPKGSIEEVAENPSMNGNQRPLFSLATANPDDRFHLTQIADVTGDGNTFAMEDLPENHNWFDSDYNDFIFQIQGAVGEAESLDKLIDQEEDWRELDSASELMSYARENTTNSSESELVAEDKNPSDGSNEQSQENSDRGASETEVTEASDSDSSQGTENNDQPTNDNQNSPNSDRGASETELTEASDSNSSQGTENNEQPTSDNQNSPNSDRGASKNEVTESSDSNSSQGTENNEQPTNDNQNSPNSDRGSSETELTETSDSESDVSPQTKQNSDRGASENEVTESSDSTSSQGTENNDQPTNDNQNSPNSDRQTEKSVETSQESNSQQSENNENSNAQNSQPFSLESGVFEVGEQGQVTFDYLFDAGSYESELGIFNLEGMENFQQQGEEAFLREAVRRAASNSSEGHVVIEDRQEGARFTGTLGEKDRSEGDYQGIKTFEMESGEQFGVVLVPDGTLNEALDSSSWNDKQRPIVSLPSLNEDGQSQIGQIADITGKGNTFAIEDIPVENSKFDGDYNDLIFQIQGATGETALYEDLVQPDADWTDTQRGESLVHYVNREGSDGSIQDRLSDRVKFAIERSQDLESHQPEALAQAEKWVVGLDSNYSSAQLARLFEAEDWGATGHIPNTYVWHFPEQLSPEQIQNRLADLQGIDFAYPLVATELESLSPQDDPLYKNQWHLEETNVSQVWDRGVTGKETTIGMVDNGIQHDHPDLQENYRADLSRDFNETQDGTYDNNPAPETDNTDSTTQTAHGTAMAGIAAASGGNGIGGSGAAPDASLAGLRLTGEDSVTGWQIADALSYLNNDIDIYNNSWKPNNSFWSSPLAEYRLETGANQGRDGAGNVYVFGAGNDGLAMGGVNYNAFANSRHTIAVGAVDNTGSRANYSEMGTPVLLSAPSDRLLNSQFDDIEKALNSAITTTDLMGSEGRNPGGTETDYQDGDYTMQSGGTSSAAALVSGIGSLILDANPDLTWRDVQHILIETAQQPEASNPEQTDSGWITNGGGYQFHPGYGFGVIDAEAAVEAAQDWTPVGTEVKLSSGGRHPNQTISNNGQQLNDSIQMEEDITVESAEVMFDASHPVKGDLEVSLVHTYTDPETGETIETESLLATPNSSTAEDYNKWIFTSASHWGETSQGEWELRVADEVSQNSFKEDGTWNSWQLNLYGSKPTVTIEATDADANEGGDPGEFTFSRTGNTHNPLTVNYTIEGEHHWSRPQASNGTDYKTIDEKSITIPQGESSVTLPIQPLEDGEPEWPETVRLKLEEKDGYEIGADNMDVVTIWDNEPPQLHFLGDWWTGQPHIYHTDAYTSEAGNAEHFLIRRTGSLEEDITFYYSFPGEAENGKDFQELSGQMTLPAHKQENYLSFYPIDDDEVEGEETLKFKAEPHPSYTLGENPTIPITIWDNDDKNTVSLEATDNKASEYGDPGEFTITRSGDLSEPLEVDLWFNDSWRHFTENDGTDYQKVDNPITIPAGEDTYKIQIDPIDDNEIEITEYIEPFIREKPNYAVDHFNDSVYVYDNEIPSQKGKTQLGSSEREYNNGIAADDAGNSYVAGRTSGDLAGNNAGSWDAFVAKYDANQNLQWQQQLGSSGFDEATDVDVDAAGNIYATGWTDGNLAADSSGRHAWIAKYDNGGNLQWKRELDTSIYDKSGSLYELSSNSIAVDASGQAYISGYTYGNLAAENPGSSADAWLAKYDTNGNQTWVRQLGSKAWDEANDITLDGNGSVYLTGQTEGQLASLANEKKQLADSQADDTDAWISKYDINGNQQWTKQLGTVAWDESQSISANAHSDIYLSGSTKGWMGETFDGDNDDWMADYDAWWGAIHGDRSDLGGTYFGKGDAWVAQFQADGNLNWRRILGTPESDRATGVAADELGNVYLTGHTRGQVADTPAGKEDVFIARYNHDGALQWWEQAGTANTEKAQDLAMSSAGLFLAGDTLSNFGGTHQGKNDAWTMYFR, from the coding sequence GTGAGCGATTTACCAATTGATGAAGGCAATACAACTGCCGGTCTTTCCCCGGAAGACAATCTAAAAAACGATTCGCAGCAATTGTTGGATGGCAATTCCCCAGACGATACAGGTGTCTCGGGAGAAGAGGCAGCAAGTTCCAGCGATGAAATCCAACAATGGTCGAACGAAGATGACGAACAAGCAAAGGTCATCTTGGGTAGCAACAATCCGGAAGTGGATAGCAGCAATACGGAGTTAGAACCTTCTACAGATGGTAAAGACCCGCTAACGGGAGAATCGGAAACGGCAGACACCAGCGACGATGCCATAACCAATGGGGGAAATACTGACGATTCGCCAACTGAGGTAGACAGCGAATCAGTATCTTCCACCAATGCCGATTCCCAGCCAACGGAAAATGTGGAAAATAGCTCTTCCTCTCAGGTAGATACCAGTAGCAACGACGGTAAGACATCCAACGACACAAGTAGCGATCGCTCTTCTGGAGAAAACGATAGCCAAAGCGATGGGGAAGATACCACGGAACCATCTGTAACCAATTCCCAATCCCAGCAACAACCAGAAACCGCAAATAACGACGGTCAGACGGAAGCATCTCAAAGCAATAATTCTTCCAACGAAGAAAACGCTACAGACAACCAGTTTGAGTTTACCTCCGGTACATTTGAAGTTGGCAGTGGCGGTCAAGTGAGCGTTGACTACCTGTTTGACGGTGGTAGTTACGAAGGTGAGGTAGGGATTTTTAGCCTCCAGGGAATGGAGGAATTTTGGCAGCAGGGAGAACAAGCTTTTATCGAAGAAGCTGCCAAACGTGCCACTAGCCATTCTACACAAGGACATGTGGTCATCCGCGATCGCAGTGAGGGAGCGAGGTTTTCCGGCGAGTTGGGAGAAAGCGATCGCAACCAGGGAGACTATCCCGGCATTCAAACCTTTGAAATGGAATCGGGGGATAAATTTGCGGTGATGCTGGTTCCGAAAGGCAGCATCGAAGAAGTTGCTGAAAATCCCAGCATGAATGGCAACCAACGTCCTCTATTTTCCCTTGCCACAGCCAATCCCGACGATCGATTTCACTTAACCCAAATTGCCGATGTTACCGGCGATGGCAACACCTTTGCCATGGAAGATTTACCAGAAAATCATAACTGGTTCGATAGCGATTATAACGATTTCATTTTTCAAATTCAGGGAGCTGTCGGTGAAGCCGAATCTTTGGATAAATTAATCGACCAAGAGGAAGATTGGCGGGAGTTGGATTCTGCCAGCGAGTTAATGAGTTATGCTCGGGAAAATACAACGAATTCCAGTGAATCCGAACTTGTAGCAGAAGATAAGAACCCAAGCGATGGTAGCAACGAGCAAAGTCAAGAAAATAGCGATCGCGGTGCTTCCGAAACTGAAGTAACAGAAGCTTCTGATTCCGATTCTTCCCAGGGAACGGAAAACAACGACCAACCCACCAATGACAATCAAAATTCTCCCAATAGCGATCGCGGTGCTTCCGAAACCGAGCTAACAGAAGCGTCTGATTCCAATTCTTCCCAGGGAACGGAAAACAACGAACAACCCACCAGTGACAATCAAAATTCTCCCAATAGCGATCGCGGTGCTTCCAAAAACGAGGTAACAGAATCATCTGATTCCAATTCTTCCCAGGGAACGGAAAATAACGAACAACCCACCAATGACAATCAAAATTCTCCAAATAGCGATCGCGGTTCTTCTGAAACCGAGCTAACGGAAACTTCTGATTCGGAATCGGATGTTTCACCTCAAACAAAACAGAATAGCGATCGCGGTGCTTCCGAAAACGAGGTAACAGAATCATCTGATTCCACTTCTTCCCAGGGAACGGAAAACAACGACCAACCCACCAATGACAATCAAAATTCTCCAAATAGCGATCGCCAAACAGAAAAATCCGTAGAAACTTCTCAAGAAAGCAACAGCCAACAGTCAGAAAATAACGAAAATAGCAATGCCCAAAATTCCCAGCCATTCAGCCTGGAATCGGGGGTCTTTGAAGTAGGCGAACAAGGTCAAGTTACCTTTGACTATCTATTTGATGCTGGTTCCTACGAAAGCGAACTCGGTATCTTTAACCTAGAAGGCATGGAGAACTTCCAACAGCAGGGAGAAGAAGCCTTCTTGCGAGAAGCCGTACGACGAGCCGCCAGTAACTCTAGTGAAGGTCATGTCGTTATCGAAGATCGTCAAGAAGGAGCCAGGTTTACCGGTACCCTGGGAGAAAAAGACCGCAGTGAAGGCGACTATCAAGGCATTAAAACCTTCGAGATGGAATCGGGAGAACAATTTGGTGTGGTTCTGGTTCCGGATGGCACATTAAACGAAGCTTTAGACAGTTCCTCATGGAATGACAAACAACGTCCCATTGTTTCCTTACCCAGCCTCAACGAAGATGGACAATCGCAAATTGGACAAATCGCCGACATCACTGGAAAAGGCAATACCTTTGCCATTGAAGATATTCCCGTGGAAAATTCCAAATTTGACGGCGACTACAACGACCTCATCTTCCAAATTCAGGGAGCTACAGGCGAAACAGCTCTCTACGAAGATTTGGTGCAACCAGATGCCGATTGGACAGATACCCAACGCGGTGAGTCTCTAGTCCATTACGTCAACCGCGAAGGCAGCGATGGTTCCATTCAAGATCGTTTGTCCGACCGAGTGAAATTTGCCATTGAGCGTTCTCAAGACTTAGAGAGCCACCAACCAGAAGCATTAGCTCAAGCCGAAAAATGGGTGGTCGGTCTTGATTCTAACTATTCTTCAGCCCAATTAGCTCGTCTATTTGAAGCAGAAGATTGGGGAGCCACCGGACATATTCCCAACACCTACGTCTGGCATTTCCCCGAACAACTTTCCCCAGAACAGATTCAAAACCGGTTGGCGGATTTGCAAGGCATAGATTTTGCCTATCCCCTGGTAGCCACTGAATTGGAATCCCTATCCCCTCAAGACGATCCCCTGTATAAAAATCAATGGCATTTAGAAGAAACCAACGTTTCCCAAGTTTGGGATCGGGGGGTTACCGGAAAAGAAACCACCATCGGCATGGTGGATAACGGCATCCAACACGACCATCCCGATTTGCAAGAGAACTACCGCGCTGACCTAAGTCGGGATTTTAACGAAACCCAAGATGGAACCTACGACAACAATCCGGCACCAGAGACAGACAACACTGATTCAACTACCCAAACAGCTCACGGGACCGCTATGGCTGGCATTGCTGCCGCTTCAGGAGGAAATGGTATTGGCGGTAGCGGTGCCGCACCGGATGCTTCTCTAGCTGGATTGCGGCTGACAGGAGAGGACTCCGTCACCGGTTGGCAAATCGCCGATGCCTTATCTTACCTAAACAACGACATTGATATTTACAACAACAGTTGGAAACCAAACAATTCATTCTGGAGTTCGCCTCTGGCAGAGTATCGATTGGAAACAGGAGCGAATCAGGGACGAGATGGTGCTGGCAACGTTTATGTCTTCGGTGCTGGTAACGATGGTTTGGCCATGGGTGGTGTCAACTACAATGCCTTTGCTAATTCCCGCCACACCATCGCTGTGGGAGCTGTGGATAATACCGGCAGTCGAGCCAATTATAGCGAAATGGGCACGCCAGTTTTGTTATCTGCCCCTTCCGATAGGCTGTTGAATTCCCAATTTGACGACATCGAAAAAGCTTTAAACTCTGCAATCACCACCACTGACTTGATGGGTAGTGAGGGACGCAATCCGGGAGGTACGGAAACAGATTACCAAGATGGAGACTATACCATGCAGTCGGGTGGCACTTCTTCCGCTGCCGCCTTAGTGTCGGGCATTGGTTCGCTTATCCTAGATGCCAATCCTGACCTCACCTGGCGCGACGTACAGCATATTCTAATTGAAACTGCCCAGCAACCAGAAGCCAGCAACCCAGAGCAAACAGATAGCGGTTGGATAACCAACGGTGGTGGCTACCAGTTCCATCCCGGTTATGGGTTTGGGGTGATTGATGCCGAAGCTGCCGTAGAAGCGGCTCAAGACTGGACTCCTGTAGGTACGGAAGTGAAGCTGTCTTCTGGAGGAAGGCACCCAAACCAAACGATTTCAAACAACGGACAGCAACTCAACGATAGCATCCAGATGGAAGAAGACATCACTGTGGAATCGGCGGAAGTGATGTTTGATGCTTCCCATCCTGTCAAAGGTGATTTAGAAGTTTCTTTGGTACATACTTACACCGATCCAGAAACGGGAGAAACCATAGAAACGGAATCGTTACTAGCCACCCCCAATTCATCGACAGCAGAAGATTACAACAAGTGGATATTTACGAGTGCCTCGCACTGGGGAGAAACTTCTCAGGGAGAATGGGAGTTGCGAGTTGCAGACGAGGTGTCTCAGAACTCTTTTAAGGAAGATGGAACCTGGAACTCGTGGCAGTTAAATCTGTATGGCAGCAAACCGACAGTGACTATAGAAGCCACCGATGCGGATGCAAACGAAGGAGGAGATCCTGGTGAGTTTACCTTTAGTCGTACCGGCAATACCCACAATCCCTTGACGGTGAATTACACCATCGAAGGGGAACATCACTGGTCTCGTCCCCAAGCTAGCAATGGAACGGATTACAAGACCATCGATGAAAAAAGCATTACCATTCCCCAAGGGGAATCTTCTGTAACGCTACCCATCCAACCTCTAGAAGACGGAGAACCAGAATGGCCGGAAACAGTCAGATTGAAGCTAGAAGAAAAAGATGGCTATGAAATTGGGGCAGACAACATGGATGTGGTCACCATTTGGGATAACGAACCGCCGCAACTTCATTTTCTAGGTGATTGGTGGACTGGCCAACCCCATATTTACCATACAGACGCTTATACATCAGAAGCTGGAAATGCAGAGCATTTCTTGATTCGAAGGACTGGCAGTTTGGAAGAAGATATTACCTTTTACTATTCATTTCCTGGAGAAGCGGAAAATGGGAAAGACTTTCAAGAACTATCCGGACAAATGACACTACCAGCTCACAAGCAAGAGAATTACTTATCTTTTTATCCCATTGATGATGATGAAGTAGAAGGAGAAGAAACCTTAAAATTTAAAGCAGAGCCACATCCTTCATATACCCTGGGCGAGAACCCCACCATCCCTATAACTATTTGGGACAACGATGACAAAAATACCGTTTCGCTGGAAGCTACAGACAACAAAGCTTCTGAGTATGGCGATCCGGGCGAATTTACCATCACTCGCAGTGGCGATCTCAGCGAACCTTTAGAAGTCGATTTGTGGTTTAACGATTCTTGGCGGCATTTTACAGAAAATGATGGTACGGATTATCAAAAAGTTGACAATCCCATAACGATTCCTGCTGGTGAAGATACTTATAAAATTCAGATCGACCCCATCGATGACAATGAAATAGAAATTACTGAGTATATAGAACCCTTCATTAGAGAAAAGCCCAACTATGCTGTAGACCATTTTAATGACAGCGTATACGTTTACGATAATGAAATTCCCTCGCAAAAAGGGAAAACGCAACTCGGTAGTTCCGAAAGGGAATATAACAACGGCATAGCAGCAGATGATGCTGGCAACTCCTACGTAGCTGGTCGTACCTCTGGCGACCTAGCCGGGAATAATGCCGGTAGTTGGGATGCGTTTGTGGCTAAGTACGATGCCAATCAAAACTTGCAATGGCAACAACAGTTGGGAAGTTCTGGTTTTGACGAAGCCACAGATGTTGATGTAGATGCTGCTGGCAATATTTATGCTACTGGTTGGACGGATGGCAACTTGGCAGCTGACAGTTCCGGACGCCACGCTTGGATTGCTAAGTACGACAATGGGGGGAATCTCCAGTGGAAACGAGAGTTAGATACGTCGATTTACGATAAGTCTGGTTCCCTATACGAACTCTCTAGCAATAGCATTGCAGTGGATGCCAGCGGTCAAGCTTACATCAGTGGCTATACCTATGGCAATCTAGCGGCGGAAAATCCAGGTAGTTCGGCGGATGCTTGGCTGGCAAAATACGACACCAACGGCAACCAAACTTGGGTACGGCAGTTAGGCAGCAAGGCTTGGGATGAAGCCAATGACATTACTTTAGATGGCAATGGTTCTGTCTACCTCACCGGACAAACGGAAGGTCAGTTGGCATCCCTTGCCAATGAGAAAAAGCAACTAGCCGATAGCCAGGCAGATGATACGGATGCTTGGATTTCCAAGTACGATATCAATGGCAACCAACAATGGACCAAGCAATTAGGAACTGTGGCTTGGGATGAGTCGCAAAGCATTAGTGCCAACGCTCATAGCGATATCTACCTGTCAGGTAGTACCAAAGGCTGGATGGGAGAAACCTTTGATGGCGATAATGACGATTGGATGGCCGACTATGACGCTTGGTGGGGGGCTATTCATGGCGATCGCTCGGATTTAGGAGGAACTTATTTTGGTAAAGGCGATGCATGGGTCGCTCAGTTTCAGGCTGATGGCAATTTAAATTGGAGGCGTATTTTGGGTACCCCAGAAAGCGATCGCGCTACCGGTGTAGCGGCGGATGAGTTGGGTAATGTTTACTTAACCGGTCATACCCGAGGTCAAGTTGCCGATACACCCGCCGGGAAAGAAGATGTGTTTATCGCTCGATACAACCACGATGGTGCTTTGCAATGGTGGGAACAAGCCGGCACTGCCAATACCGAGAAAGCACAAGATTTGGCTATGAGTAGTGCTGGTCTTTTCTTGGCAGGAGATACGTTGAGTAATTTTGGTGGAACGCATCAAGGCAAAAATGATGCCTGGACGATGTATTTCCGCTAA